In one window of Poriferisphaera corsica DNA:
- a CDS encoding SIR2 family protein — protein sequence MQKKTVFVLGAGVSMQYGFPSGAELVDNICEELAKSEYEYKLHEGKWVKSHWRSDDDIELEMNCLIDALLVLCFDYQEIQRFRERIYYSDTNSIDSFLRNNKHFKDLGKTAISHILIKAEQEVDLFLRQKFQNKEHSSYVGPSVYKYIWSQMQGYLGGAKSVKYFMESQCPLFVTFNYDRSLEQYFSKVIMNYCNNKSGVDTLIASRIRHVHGCLGLHTADVVGPSGVWPYNDHIEVSRLQSACNGIRIIGDKNEDETFVDNLRSEMLQAERIIFLGFAYHPDNLRTLFGKGVTKAQIFGTTYGMTQQEVYGVKRMFEEYVTHVNSQICIEPDHNEMTAYEYLREVVSFGVSQQEAAV from the coding sequence ATGCAAAAGAAGACTGTTTTTGTACTTGGTGCTGGTGTTTCAATGCAGTATGGGTTTCCGAGTGGGGCAGAGTTGGTGGATAATATTTGTGAGGAACTTGCGAAGAGTGAATATGAATACAAATTACACGAAGGCAAATGGGTAAAGTCGCATTGGAGAAGTGATGATGATATTGAATTGGAAATGAATTGCTTAATTGATGCTTTGCTAGTTTTATGCTTTGATTATCAAGAAATTCAGCGATTTCGAGAAAGAATATATTATTCAGATACCAACTCAATAGATTCATTTTTGCGAAATAACAAGCATTTTAAAGATCTTGGCAAGACGGCAATTTCGCACATACTAATTAAGGCAGAACAAGAGGTGGATTTATTTTTGAGGCAAAAATTTCAAAATAAAGAACACAGTAGCTATGTGGGTCCAAGTGTATACAAATATATTTGGTCGCAGATGCAAGGGTATTTAGGGGGCGCAAAAAGTGTAAAATATTTTATGGAAAGTCAATGCCCACTTTTTGTAACATTTAATTATGATAGGTCATTAGAGCAGTATTTCAGTAAAGTTATTATGAATTACTGCAATAACAAAAGTGGTGTAGATACGCTTATAGCCTCTCGAATAAGACATGTGCATGGCTGTTTAGGGTTACATACTGCAGATGTGGTTGGCCCAAGCGGAGTTTGGCCCTATAACGATCATATAGAAGTGAGCCGGTTGCAAAGTGCATGTAATGGAATTCGTATTATTGGTGATAAAAATGAAGATGAGACATTTGTTGATAATTTGAGAAGTGAAATGCTTCAGGCTGAGAGGATTATATTTTTAGGGTTTGCCTATCATCCAGATAATCTGCGTACACTATTTGGTAAAGGTGTAACGAAAGCACAGATTTTTGGAACAACCTATGGTATGACTCAGCAAGAAGTGTATGGTGTGAAAAGAATGTTTGAAGAATACGTAACGCATGTAAATAGTCAAATCTGTATTGAGCCAGATCATAATGAAATGACAGCATATGAGTATTTGCGTGAAGTGGTTTCGTTTGGTGTGTCGCAGCAAGAAGCGGCAGTATAA
- a CDS encoding lytic polysaccharide monooxygenase auxiliary activity family 9 protein, with the protein MKLSLCITTALTLFATTTLAFGHGSAIDPASRVWRVRQSNPERPSFQLAQNAVNMDGKNAYYTWNQVSQNISAAVQAGLPEGFDYSPWVPDGQIASGGNRSYSGLDQVSDEWPTTPATAGETFSVDFHATAVHEPSVFDVWMTTEDWDPNTQLNWDQMEFLGRADTTLQNNHYYFDVDIPEDRSGHHVLWIAWQRNDPVGEVFFSTSDLMIAPSNVPEPASLALFGAIGIPALLRRRRKATIQA; encoded by the coding sequence ATGAAACTCTCACTCTGCATCACCACCGCACTAACACTCTTTGCAACCACCACCCTCGCCTTCGGCCACGGCTCAGCTATCGACCCAGCTTCGCGCGTTTGGCGCGTTCGTCAAAGCAACCCCGAACGCCCCAGCTTCCAACTCGCTCAAAACGCCGTCAATATGGATGGCAAAAATGCCTATTACACATGGAATCAAGTCTCACAAAATATCTCAGCCGCTGTTCAAGCCGGCCTCCCCGAAGGCTTCGACTACTCACCTTGGGTGCCAGACGGCCAAATCGCCTCAGGCGGCAACCGTTCATACTCCGGCCTCGACCAAGTCTCTGACGAATGGCCAACCACACCCGCCACCGCAGGCGAAACCTTCTCCGTTGACTTCCACGCAACAGCCGTCCACGAACCCTCCGTCTTCGATGTCTGGATGACCACTGAAGACTGGGACCCCAACACTCAACTCAACTGGGATCAAATGGAATTCCTCGGCCGAGCTGACACCACACTTCAAAACAACCACTACTACTTCGACGTTGACATCCCCGAAGACCGCTCCGGACACCACGTCCTCTGGATCGCATGGCAACGCAATGACCCCGTCGGCGAAGTCTTCTTCTCAACCTCCGATCTCATGATCGCACCATCCAACGTCCCTGAACCCGCATCCCTCGCCCTCTTCGGCGCCATCGGCATCCCCGCCCTACTCCGTCGTCGCCGTAAAGCAACCATACAAGCCTAA
- a CDS encoding MDR/zinc-dependent alcohol dehydrogenase-like family protein translates to MQALVFDGNGLKYEANYADPKPAAGEALIRPTRLGVCSTDIELCKGYMGYSGVLGHEFVGVVEAVGNKEDKHWVGKRVVGTINCVCGQCDMCKAGLREHCRDRTVLGIMNRDGCFSDQFCLPVMNLLEVPENVDDDHAVFTEPLAAAYQILQQLTIEGRPFVTVLGDGRLGLLCAQVLSQLNATVRCIGKHPEKLSLCEKWGVKHRLLQDVGLRMDQDIVVDCTGSHEGMKVAMGMVRPRGTIVLKTTVAPRHDDLQVSNGFEELDLSPVVINEIKVIGSRCGPFPIALDALSAEKVDVVSLISRRMKLSDGEAAIVAAKSGAIKVLLEP, encoded by the coding sequence GTGCAGGCACTTGTATTTGATGGCAATGGATTGAAGTATGAAGCAAACTATGCGGACCCAAAACCCGCAGCAGGTGAGGCGTTGATCCGCCCGACACGGCTGGGTGTGTGTTCGACCGACATTGAGCTTTGTAAGGGTTATATGGGTTACAGTGGTGTGTTAGGGCATGAGTTTGTTGGTGTGGTCGAAGCGGTTGGAAATAAGGAAGATAAGCACTGGGTTGGCAAGCGTGTTGTTGGCACGATCAATTGTGTTTGTGGTCAGTGCGATATGTGTAAAGCGGGTTTGCGTGAGCATTGTCGGGACCGGACAGTGCTGGGGATTATGAATCGGGATGGCTGTTTTTCAGATCAGTTTTGCTTACCGGTGATGAACCTGCTTGAAGTGCCGGAGAATGTGGATGATGATCATGCGGTATTTACTGAACCGTTAGCGGCTGCATATCAGATTCTGCAGCAGTTGACGATTGAGGGCAGGCCATTCGTAACTGTCTTAGGAGACGGGCGGTTAGGGTTGTTGTGTGCTCAGGTGTTGAGTCAGCTCAATGCGACGGTGCGATGTATTGGTAAGCATCCAGAGAAATTGTCGCTGTGTGAGAAGTGGGGCGTGAAGCATCGATTGCTGCAGGATGTGGGGCTGCGGATGGATCAGGATATTGTGGTGGATTGTACGGGCAGTCATGAGGGGATGAAGGTTGCCATGGGGATGGTGCGGCCTCGCGGGACCATAGTTTTAAAAACAACAGTCGCGCCTCGGCATGATGATTTGCAGGTATCTAATGGGTTTGAGGAGCTGGACTTATCTCCGGTTGTGATTAATGAGATTAAGGTCATTGGAAGCCGGTGTGGTCCGTTTCCGATCGCATTAGACGCTTTGTCGGCTGAAAAGGTGGATGTGGTCAGTTTGATCAGTCGGCGTATGAAATTAAGTGATGGTGAAGCAGCGATCGTGGCAGCAAAGAGTGGTGCTATCAAAGTGTTGCTTGAGCCATAA
- a CDS encoding NAD(+)/NADH kinase, which produces MTEIHDLHNPQITHKPRIFILANRIKPQVVEAMHSFRPWLEERADIVAEPDMQTLFRETASDLPQADLAVVLGGDGTLLSQARALVDLEIPMIGVNFGKVGFLAEFSIADLKRHWKCICSGACRMSKRMMLDVMVYDEGTPEWGDGDETIMPKPIFRSVSLNDAAVVAGPPFRMIEIELAIEPKQTKSSATTINGDGLVVATPSGSTAYNLAAGGPIVSPGIDGICISAIAPQSIAFRPIVFNASCDVWLTLKRVNEGSELVLDGQESKPLCTGQQIYIRKHDRVLKLVHNPDMNYWQLLAKKMHWAARPSRD; this is translated from the coding sequence ATGACTGAGATTCACGACTTGCACAACCCACAGATTACGCACAAGCCCCGAATATTTATTCTGGCTAACCGGATTAAGCCACAAGTTGTTGAGGCGATGCACTCATTCCGACCTTGGCTGGAAGAACGAGCAGACATCGTTGCGGAGCCTGACATGCAGACGCTGTTTCGAGAAACAGCGAGTGATTTGCCACAGGCTGATTTGGCCGTTGTTTTGGGCGGCGATGGGACGCTGCTTTCTCAAGCGCGGGCTTTGGTGGATCTTGAGATCCCAATGATCGGGGTGAATTTTGGAAAGGTCGGATTTTTAGCTGAATTCTCGATCGCGGATTTAAAGCGGCATTGGAAGTGTATTTGCAGCGGCGCTTGCCGAATGTCAAAGCGAATGATGCTTGATGTGATGGTGTATGACGAGGGGACACCAGAATGGGGAGACGGTGACGAAACGATCATGCCGAAGCCGATTTTCAGATCGGTCTCATTGAATGATGCAGCGGTTGTCGCAGGGCCGCCATTCAGGATGATTGAGATTGAACTAGCGATTGAGCCGAAACAAACGAAATCTTCAGCGACCACGATTAATGGCGATGGGCTTGTCGTTGCAACACCATCTGGATCAACGGCATATAACTTGGCAGCAGGAGGACCGATTGTATCGCCGGGGATTGACGGGATTTGCATCTCGGCGATTGCGCCGCAATCAATTGCGTTTAGGCCAATTGTTTTTAATGCGTCATGCGATGTATGGCTGACGCTCAAACGGGTGAACGAAGGCTCGGAACTTGTGCTGGATGGCCAAGAATCCAAACCCTTATGCACTGGCCAACAGATTTATATTCGAAAGCATGATCGTGTTCTGAAATTAGTCCATAATCCTGACATGAACTACTGGCAACTACTTGCAAAGAAAATGCATTGGGCGGCTAGGCCATCACGTGATTGA
- a CDS encoding putative signal transducing protein produces the protein MQEKSKSGETVILVQMETEIEAAMLVDALKDKGIEAMASGAIASGFRAEAPGYVNVLVHQSDVERAKAAAEAFSNEHFNIDWDNVDVDANLPDEDE, from the coding sequence ATGCAAGAAAAATCGAAGTCTGGCGAAACTGTGATTTTGGTGCAAATGGAAACGGAAATCGAAGCCGCGATGTTGGTTGATGCGCTAAAAGATAAAGGGATCGAAGCGATGGCGTCGGGCGCAATTGCTTCGGGATTCAGAGCAGAAGCGCCTGGCTATGTCAATGTACTGGTTCATCAGAGTGATGTGGAACGAGCAAAGGCAGCAGCGGAAGCCTTCAGCAATGAGCATTTTAATATCGATTGGGACAATGTGGATGTGGACGCCAACTTGCCGGATGAAGACGAATAA